A genomic stretch from Myripristis murdjan chromosome 12, fMyrMur1.1, whole genome shotgun sequence includes:
- the LOC115369160 gene encoding arrestin domain-containing protein 3-like codes for MVLGKVRGLAIYFDNLNESNMPVFSGGDSVSGRVVVDVTGDVRVKSLNINARGVAKVRWTESRNAGANTAYAQNYTEEVEYLNHYDTLIGEERDEDCPEEGLTVLHAGLHEFAFSFNLPQMALATSFEGKHGSVRYWVKAELHRPWLLPVKVKKEFIVFEHIDINTPLLLAPQGGTKEKTLCCWFCVSGPISLSAKIERKGYTPGESIQIFAEVENASSRVVVPKAALYQTQTFFANGKGKQIQQLVSNLRGDSLPQGKSQSWEGKLLKIPPVSPSILDCPVIRVEYALVVYVDVPGGLNLSLSLPVVIGTIPLHACSSRTSSISSNCSNLSWLGLPERPEAPPSYCDLAVSESHRQVCLQGCDRSDEEGEDGGSLLAYITEFRYLPPPLYSEVDPYPEHVEVCGAQEVRRPDMCPSR; via the exons ATGGTACTTGGCAAAGTCAGGGGCTTGGCGATTTACTTTGACAATTTGAATGAGAGCAACATGCCGGTTTTCTCCGGCGGCGACTCGGTCTCAGGGAGGGTGGTTGTGGACGTGACGGGAGATGTGCGAGTGAAAAGCCTGAACATCAACGCAAGAGGAGTCGCCAAGGTCCGGTGGACAGAGTCCCGGAACGCCGGAGCCAACACCGCTTATGCCCAAAACTACACCGAGGAGGTGGAATACCTAAACCATTACGACACCTTgataggagaggagagag ATGAGGACTGTCCAGAGGAAGGCCTTACTGTTCTCCATGCAGGCTTACATGAATTTGCCTTCAGCTTCAACCTGCCTCAGAT GGCCCTGGCCACTTCCTTTGAAGGGAAGCATGGTAGCGTGAGGTACTGGGTCAAAGCTGAACTGCACCGTCCGTGGCTGCTCCCAGTTAAAGTGAAGAAAGAGTTCATTGTTTTTGAACACATTGATATCAACACGCCATTGCTGCTG GCCCCACAAGGTGGTACCAAGGAGAAGACCTTGTGCTGCTGGTTCTGCGTTTCAGGCCCAATCTCTCTCAGCGCCAAGATAGAGCGAAAAGGCTACACTCCAG GCGAGTCCATCCAAATCTTTGCTGAAGTGGAGAACGCTTCATCCCGTGTTGTGGTGCCCAAGGCTGCGCTGTACCAGACCCAGACTTTCTTCGCCAACGGCAAGGGCAAGCAGATCCAGCAGCTGGTGTCCAACTTACGAGGGGACTCTCTACCCCAGGGCAAGAGCCAGAGCTGGGAGGGCAAACTGCTGAAAATACCCCCAGTATCCCCCTCCATCCTGGACTGTCCCGTCATCCGAGTAGAATATGCCCTCGTG GTATATGTGGACGTTCCAGGGGGTCTGAATTTGTCTCTGTCATTGCCAGTGGTGATAGGGACCATACCTCTACATGCCTGCTCCAGTCGGACCTCTAGTATTAGCAGCAACTGCAGCAATTTGAGCTGGTTGGGCTTGCCAGAGAGACCTGAGg CACCCCCGAGCTACTGTGATCTGGCAGTATCAGAGTCGCACAGGCAGGTTTGCCTGCAGGGCTGTGATAGGTctgatgaggagggagaggacggGGGATCTCTGCTAGCATACATCACAGAGTTCAGATATCTGCCACCGCCACTCTACTCAGAG gTTGACCCCTACCCCGAGCatgtggaggtgtgtggagcTCAGGAAGTGAGGAGACCCGACATGTGTCCATCCCGCTGA
- the LOC115368783 gene encoding myocyte-specific enhancer factor 2C-like isoform X1, with the protein MGRKKIQIARIMDERNRQVTFTKRKFGLMKKAYELSVLCDCEIALIIFNSTNKLFQYASTDMDKVLLKYTEYNEPHESRTNSDIVDTLRKKGLNGCDSPDIEADDSAGQSPESDDKYRKINEDIDLMISRQRICQALPPSNYDMGVPILGSNPSGLLYSHPGVGGALGNHNLLPMSHTHPSLQRNSMSPHQAPSAGNTGLMGSELPNTVVSSVGNSSYGNHCSSPGLMSPGGVSKSMQDKSPPSMTMNRKPDLRTLLPPSNKNNNMPTINQRINHSQTAQSLTTPVVSIAAPTLPGQGMGEYPSTLSTSYGAEYSLGGDLSSLSGFGGSGLGSVTNWQQQQIQNLQHSALGHMGNLCQNSNLNLSSGHQNLHIKSEPASPPRDRGIGMASTGLGGITTVGYSTSRGPNEAGRSPGDSASSCGSSYDGSDDREDHRGNDNFLLRPLSTQEDRHSPSVKRMRLSEGWAT; encoded by the exons GTTACATTTACCAAGCGCAAGTTTGGTCTGATGAAGAAAGCATACGAGCTGAGTGTGCTGTGCGACTGTGAGATCGCCCTGATCATCTTCAACAGCACCAACAAGCTGTTTCAGTATGCAAGCACAGACATGGACAAAGTCCTGCTCAAATACACAGAGTACAACGAGCCCCATGAGAGCAGGACCAATTCAGACATCGTGGAC ACGCTGCGTAAGAAGGGTTTAAACGGCTGTGACAGCCCCGACATCGAGGCTGATGACTCTGCCGGCCAGAGCCCAGAGTCAGATGACAAATACCGTAAAATCAATGAAGACATTGATCTGATGATCAGCAGACAGAGGATTTGT CAGGCTCTGCCTCCATCTAACTACGATATGGGAGTGCCCATCCTAGGCAGTAATCCCAGCGGGCTGCTGTACTCGCACCCTGGCGTAGGGGGCGCTCTGGGTAACCACAACCTGTTGcccatgtctcacacacatccatctcTGCAGAGGAACAGCATGTCCCCTCACCAGGCGCCCAGTGCAGGAAACAcag GTTTGATGGGTTCAGAGCTGCCTAACACTGTCGTGTCTAGTGTCG gaaACAGCAGCTATGGTAACCACTGCAGTTCCCCAGGGTTGATGTCTCCAGGGGGAGTTTCTAAAAGCATGCAGGACAAGAGCCCCCCCTCCATGACTATGAATCGCAAGCCTGACCTCCGAACACTACTGCCCCCGtccaacaagaacaacaacatgcCAACGATT AACCAGAGAATAAATCACTCCCAGACTGCTCAGTCGCTGACGACTCCTGTCGTGTCCATCGCGGCTCCCACCCTGCCTGGGCAGGGAATGGGCGAGTATCCTTCAACACTCTCCACTTCTTACGGTGcag agTACTCGCTTGGCGGTGACCTGTCGTCCctgtctgggtttggaggttctGGTCTTGGATCAGTAACAAActggcagcaacaacaaatacagaatCTACAACACTCTGCACTCGGACACATGGG aAACCTGTGCCAGAACTCAAACCTTAACCTCTCCTCTGGTCATCAGAACCTCCACATTAAGTCCGAGCCAGCCTCTCCTCCCAGAGACCGGGGCATTGGCATGGCCAGCACAGGACTTGGAGGCATAACCACAGTTGGATACTCTACCAGTCGAGGTCCAAATGAAGCAGGCCGGTCCCCGGGTGACAGCGCATCCAGCTGTGGAAGCTCATATGACGGCAGTGACGACCGTGAAGATCATCGCGGAAACGACAACTTCCTCCTCCGACCTCTGTCCACTCAGGAGGATCGCCACAGTCCGTCAGTCAAGCGAATGCGCCTATCAGAGGGCTGGGCGACATGA
- the LOC115368783 gene encoding myocyte-specific enhancer factor 2C-like isoform X2, with the protein MGRKKIQIARIMDERNRQVTFTKRKFGLMKKAYELSVLCDCEIALIIFNSTNKLFQYASTDMDKVLLKYTEYNEPHESRTNSDIVDTLRKKGLNGCDSPDIEADDSAGQSPESDDKYRKINEDIDLMISRQRICALPPSNYDMGVPILGSNPSGLLYSHPGVGGALGNHNLLPMSHTHPSLQRNSMSPHQAPSAGNTGLMGSELPNTVVSSVGNSSYGNHCSSPGLMSPGGVSKSMQDKSPPSMTMNRKPDLRTLLPPSNKNNNMPTINQRINHSQTAQSLTTPVVSIAAPTLPGQGMGEYPSTLSTSYGAEYSLGGDLSSLSGFGGSGLGSVTNWQQQQIQNLQHSALGHMGNLCQNSNLNLSSGHQNLHIKSEPASPPRDRGIGMASTGLGGITTVGYSTSRGPNEAGRSPGDSASSCGSSYDGSDDREDHRGNDNFLLRPLSTQEDRHSPSVKRMRLSEGWAT; encoded by the exons GTTACATTTACCAAGCGCAAGTTTGGTCTGATGAAGAAAGCATACGAGCTGAGTGTGCTGTGCGACTGTGAGATCGCCCTGATCATCTTCAACAGCACCAACAAGCTGTTTCAGTATGCAAGCACAGACATGGACAAAGTCCTGCTCAAATACACAGAGTACAACGAGCCCCATGAGAGCAGGACCAATTCAGACATCGTGGAC ACGCTGCGTAAGAAGGGTTTAAACGGCTGTGACAGCCCCGACATCGAGGCTGATGACTCTGCCGGCCAGAGCCCAGAGTCAGATGACAAATACCGTAAAATCAATGAAGACATTGATCTGATGATCAGCAGACAGAGGATTTGT GCTCTGCCTCCATCTAACTACGATATGGGAGTGCCCATCCTAGGCAGTAATCCCAGCGGGCTGCTGTACTCGCACCCTGGCGTAGGGGGCGCTCTGGGTAACCACAACCTGTTGcccatgtctcacacacatccatctcTGCAGAGGAACAGCATGTCCCCTCACCAGGCGCCCAGTGCAGGAAACAcag GTTTGATGGGTTCAGAGCTGCCTAACACTGTCGTGTCTAGTGTCG gaaACAGCAGCTATGGTAACCACTGCAGTTCCCCAGGGTTGATGTCTCCAGGGGGAGTTTCTAAAAGCATGCAGGACAAGAGCCCCCCCTCCATGACTATGAATCGCAAGCCTGACCTCCGAACACTACTGCCCCCGtccaacaagaacaacaacatgcCAACGATT AACCAGAGAATAAATCACTCCCAGACTGCTCAGTCGCTGACGACTCCTGTCGTGTCCATCGCGGCTCCCACCCTGCCTGGGCAGGGAATGGGCGAGTATCCTTCAACACTCTCCACTTCTTACGGTGcag agTACTCGCTTGGCGGTGACCTGTCGTCCctgtctgggtttggaggttctGGTCTTGGATCAGTAACAAActggcagcaacaacaaatacagaatCTACAACACTCTGCACTCGGACACATGGG aAACCTGTGCCAGAACTCAAACCTTAACCTCTCCTCTGGTCATCAGAACCTCCACATTAAGTCCGAGCCAGCCTCTCCTCCCAGAGACCGGGGCATTGGCATGGCCAGCACAGGACTTGGAGGCATAACCACAGTTGGATACTCTACCAGTCGAGGTCCAAATGAAGCAGGCCGGTCCCCGGGTGACAGCGCATCCAGCTGTGGAAGCTCATATGACGGCAGTGACGACCGTGAAGATCATCGCGGAAACGACAACTTCCTCCTCCGACCTCTGTCCACTCAGGAGGATCGCCACAGTCCGTCAGTCAAGCGAATGCGCCTATCAGAGGGCTGGGCGACATGA
- the LOC115368783 gene encoding myocyte-specific enhancer factor 2C-like isoform X3, which translates to MGRKKIQIARIMDERNRQVTFTKRKFGLMKKAYELSVLCDCEIALIIFNSTNKLFQYASTDMDKVLLKYTEYNEPHESRTNSDIVDTLRKKGLNGCDSPDIEADDSAGQSPESDDKYRKINEDIDLMISRQRICQALPPSNYDMGVPILGSNPSGLLYSHPGVGGALGNHNLLPMSHTHPSLQRNSMSPHQAPSAGNTGLMGSELPNTVVSSVGNSSYGNHCSSPGLMSPGGVSKSMQDKSPPSMTMNRKPDLRTLLPPSNKNNNMPTINQRINHSQTAQSLTTPVVSIAAPTLPGQGMGEYPSTLSTSYGAEYSLGGDLSSLSGFGGSGLGSVTNWQQQQIQNLQHSALGHMG; encoded by the exons GTTACATTTACCAAGCGCAAGTTTGGTCTGATGAAGAAAGCATACGAGCTGAGTGTGCTGTGCGACTGTGAGATCGCCCTGATCATCTTCAACAGCACCAACAAGCTGTTTCAGTATGCAAGCACAGACATGGACAAAGTCCTGCTCAAATACACAGAGTACAACGAGCCCCATGAGAGCAGGACCAATTCAGACATCGTGGAC ACGCTGCGTAAGAAGGGTTTAAACGGCTGTGACAGCCCCGACATCGAGGCTGATGACTCTGCCGGCCAGAGCCCAGAGTCAGATGACAAATACCGTAAAATCAATGAAGACATTGATCTGATGATCAGCAGACAGAGGATTTGT CAGGCTCTGCCTCCATCTAACTACGATATGGGAGTGCCCATCCTAGGCAGTAATCCCAGCGGGCTGCTGTACTCGCACCCTGGCGTAGGGGGCGCTCTGGGTAACCACAACCTGTTGcccatgtctcacacacatccatctcTGCAGAGGAACAGCATGTCCCCTCACCAGGCGCCCAGTGCAGGAAACAcag GTTTGATGGGTTCAGAGCTGCCTAACACTGTCGTGTCTAGTGTCG gaaACAGCAGCTATGGTAACCACTGCAGTTCCCCAGGGTTGATGTCTCCAGGGGGAGTTTCTAAAAGCATGCAGGACAAGAGCCCCCCCTCCATGACTATGAATCGCAAGCCTGACCTCCGAACACTACTGCCCCCGtccaacaagaacaacaacatgcCAACGATT AACCAGAGAATAAATCACTCCCAGACTGCTCAGTCGCTGACGACTCCTGTCGTGTCCATCGCGGCTCCCACCCTGCCTGGGCAGGGAATGGGCGAGTATCCTTCAACACTCTCCACTTCTTACGGTGcag agTACTCGCTTGGCGGTGACCTGTCGTCCctgtctgggtttggaggttctGGTCTTGGATCAGTAACAAActggcagcaacaacaaatacagaatCTACAACACTCTGCACTCGGACACATGGGGTGA